Proteins encoded in a region of the Streptomyces sp. V4I8 genome:
- a CDS encoding IS3 family transposase, with protein sequence MGEVAAADPARLAGVISDCKAEKNIPHTTSCRVLGVSESWFYKWKDRPVTAREVRRGQLAEAVRRVFDASGGTYGSPKVWITLVRQGWRVSVNTVAKTMAELGLAGRKVRRRRGLTRPGRRAAAPDFVRRDFSADAPDQVWCGDMTEIVTGEGKLYLATVIDLFSRRLLGYAMGARHDAELVVASLHMAAATRGGDVKGVIFHSDRGSEYVSRRFKRVCRRLGVTQSMGRVGSCFDNAVSEAFNSVLKVEYIYRHTFDTRTEARLKIATWITGFYNTRRLHSVCEYHSPIDYEHMHRTGSALELAA encoded by the coding sequence GTGGGTGAAGTAGCTGCCGCGGACCCGGCCCGGCTGGCCGGGGTGATCAGCGACTGCAAGGCCGAGAAGAACATTCCGCACACCACGTCCTGCCGGGTGCTGGGCGTGAGCGAGTCGTGGTTCTACAAGTGGAAGGACAGGCCTGTCACCGCCCGCGAAGTGCGGCGCGGACAGCTGGCCGAGGCCGTCCGGCGCGTCTTCGACGCCTCGGGCGGCACCTACGGCTCCCCGAAGGTGTGGATCACGCTCGTCAGGCAGGGATGGCGCGTCTCGGTGAACACCGTCGCGAAGACCATGGCCGAGCTGGGCCTGGCCGGACGGAAGGTACGCCGGCGTCGCGGGCTCACCCGCCCCGGTAGGCGGGCCGCGGCGCCGGACTTCGTGCGCCGCGACTTCAGCGCGGATGCCCCGGACCAAGTCTGGTGCGGCGACATGACCGAGATCGTCACGGGTGAGGGCAAGCTCTACCTGGCCACGGTGATCGACCTGTTCTCACGCCGCCTGCTCGGTTACGCGATGGGCGCTCGCCACGATGCCGAACTCGTCGTGGCCTCACTGCACATGGCCGCAGCCACCCGCGGAGGCGACGTGAAAGGCGTGATCTTTCACAGCGACAGGGGCAGCGAGTACGTCTCCCGCCGGTTCAAGCGGGTCTGCCGCCGTCTCGGCGTGACCCAGTCCATGGGACGCGTCGGCTCATGTTTCGACAACGCCGTCAGCGAGGCATTCAACAGCGTCCTCAAGGTCGAATACATCTACCGGCACACCTTCGACACCCGTACCGAGGCCCGGCTGAAGATCGCCACGTGGATCACCGGCTTCTACAACACCCGCCGACTACACAGCGTATGCGAGTACCACAGCCCGATCGACTACGAACATATGCATCGGACCGGCTCCGCCCTGGAGCTGGCCGCCTAG
- a CDS encoding IS701 family transposase has translation MKAELLDVPVEVSDREWAEEWAGRLDDLLVGVGDLFGRVETQWHGEMCVRGLLGPVSRKNGWQLAEWAGERVPWNQQHLLDRAKWDVEGVRDFTRRYAVAELADDGVGAGPGGAGVLVVDETGFAKRGKASAGVARQHSGTLGGVFPCQIGVMCAWATGAGQALIDRELYLPREWTDEPDRCRAAHVPEQRGFLTKPRLAEAMIERALPDLPQEPGKVWVAADEVYGRERAFRSFLEEHRLPYVVNVQANSPVLQRPGWRHAARLVERVAREEDWVELPAGPSQLDTRTWQWWVRRLPGEEEMVDGQAWARWLVARRRLEDPGKRDYYLGWGPADTPVEEIVLVPGARWRVEEAIKLAKSACGMADYEVRSFHGWYRHVTLAQLAAAFLVGCDAATARENGPLARTRYGQPAPTAPVAERGGPA, from the coding sequence ATGAAGGCGGAGTTGCTGGATGTCCCGGTCGAGGTGTCGGACCGGGAGTGGGCGGAGGAGTGGGCGGGGCGGCTGGACGATCTGCTGGTGGGGGTCGGGGACCTGTTCGGCCGGGTGGAGACGCAGTGGCATGGGGAGATGTGCGTCCGGGGCCTACTGGGGCCGGTCTCGCGCAAGAACGGCTGGCAGCTGGCGGAGTGGGCCGGAGAGCGTGTGCCGTGGAACCAGCAGCACTTGCTGGACCGGGCGAAGTGGGACGTGGAGGGGGTGCGGGACTTCACCCGCCGGTACGCCGTCGCCGAGCTGGCGGACGACGGCGTGGGCGCGGGGCCCGGCGGGGCCGGGGTGCTGGTGGTGGACGAGACCGGGTTCGCCAAGCGCGGGAAGGCTTCGGCCGGGGTGGCGAGGCAGCACTCCGGGACGCTCGGCGGGGTATTCCCCTGCCAGATCGGGGTGATGTGTGCGTGGGCCACCGGTGCGGGGCAGGCGTTGATCGACCGGGAGTTGTACCTGCCACGGGAATGGACGGACGAGCCGGATCGCTGCCGGGCCGCGCACGTGCCCGAGCAGCGCGGCTTCCTGACCAAGCCACGGCTGGCGGAGGCGATGATCGAGCGGGCGCTGCCCGACCTGCCTCAGGAGCCGGGGAAGGTGTGGGTGGCCGCCGACGAGGTGTACGGGCGCGAGCGTGCGTTCCGTTCCTTCCTGGAGGAACATCGTCTGCCGTACGTGGTCAACGTGCAGGCGAACTCGCCGGTGCTGCAGCGTCCGGGCTGGCGGCACGCCGCCCGGCTGGTGGAGCGGGTCGCGCGGGAGGAGGACTGGGTCGAACTGCCCGCCGGGCCCTCCCAGTTGGATACCCGCACGTGGCAGTGGTGGGTGCGGCGACTCCCCGGCGAGGAGGAGATGGTCGATGGCCAGGCGTGGGCGCGGTGGCTGGTCGCGCGACGCCGCCTGGAGGATCCCGGCAAACGCGACTACTACCTGGGCTGGGGCCCGGCCGACACCCCGGTCGAGGAGATCGTTTTGGTGCCGGGCGCGCGCTGGCGGGTGGAAGAGGCGATCAAGCTGGCGAAGTCCGCCTGCGGGATGGCTGACTACGAGGTCCGCTCTTTCCACGGCTGGTACCGGCACGTCACCCTCGCCCAGCTGGCCGCCGCGTTCCTGGTCGGCTGCGACGCAGCCACCGCCCGCGAGAACGGCCCGCTGGCCCGGACCCGCTACGGCCAGCCCGCGCCGACAGCACCCGTCGCCGAGAGAGGGGGACCCGCCTGA
- a CDS encoding IS701 family transposase, with protein sequence MPCQVAVHLTFATAAGHCLIDRRLYFTREWAGDEERRELTGVPEELCFATKPQLAARMLRAAGLQGISASFFLGDEVYGGRELRTTCRELGLGYVVAVRSNHQVTTPAAKLSVTRAAARLPKRARQRIRTGTGQKGVRDYDWAMIEVTADDTPDGHDPHGGTSVLLIRRHRYTRTMSYYRCFAPGPVTLARLVSLVCRRWRVEDDFQDAKEICHLDKGQVTCWNSWHRWSVIALVAYAFLAVTAALERTAQTSRNDPAEAGLVPLSSHELLRLLRALILPPPRRDTEHLLWWSTWRRRHQHHARLCHRRRHTYADTTP encoded by the coding sequence GTGCCGTGCCAGGTCGCCGTGCACCTGACCTTCGCCACGGCCGCCGGGCACTGCCTGATCGACCGGCGCCTGTACTTCACCAGGGAATGGGCCGGCGACGAGGAACGCCGTGAGCTGACCGGTGTTCCAGAGGAGTTGTGCTTCGCGACGAAGCCGCAGCTCGCGGCCCGCATGCTCCGTGCCGCCGGCCTGCAGGGCATATCCGCCTCGTTCTTCCTGGGCGATGAGGTTTACGGAGGGCGGGAGTTACGTACCACCTGCCGCGAGCTGGGCCTGGGCTACGTCGTGGCCGTGCGCTCCAACCACCAGGTCACCACCCCGGCCGCGAAGCTGAGCGTGACCAGGGCCGCCGCCCGGCTGCCGAAGCGGGCCCGGCAGCGGATACGGACCGGTACGGGGCAAAAGGGCGTCCGCGACTACGACTGGGCGATGATCGAGGTCACCGCCGACGACACCCCCGACGGACACGACCCCCATGGAGGGACGTCTGTACTGCTCATCCGCCGGCACCGCTACACCCGCACTATGTCCTACTACCGCTGCTTCGCTCCCGGGCCGGTGACGCTGGCGCGACTGGTGTCACTGGTATGCCGCAGATGGCGGGTGGAAGACGACTTCCAGGACGCGAAGGAGATCTGCCACCTCGACAAGGGCCAGGTCACCTGCTGGAACTCCTGGCACCGCTGGAGCGTGATCGCCCTGGTCGCCTACGCCTTCCTGGCCGTCACCGCCGCCCTCGAACGCACCGCCCAGACCAGCCGGAACGACCCCGCCGAAGCCGGCCTCGTCCCCCTCAGCAGCCACGAACTCCTCCGCCTGTTACGGGCCCTGATCCTCCCGCCACCCCGGCGGGATACCGAACACCTGCTGTGGTGGTCCACCTGGCGCCGCCGCCACCAACACCACGCCCGCCTCTGCCACCGCCGAAGGCACACATACGCCGACACCACACCATGA
- a CDS encoding reverse transcriptase domain-containing protein, whose protein sequence is MAQTVVARHLMRRVDPIFHPDSYGYRPGRSALDAVGACRERCWKRDWVIEIDIRKFFDSVRWDLLVKAVEAHTDAVWVNLYVRRWLAAPLQLSDGSLLERERGTPQGAPVSPVLANLFLHYAFDMWMSREFPTVTFERYADDAVLHCVTERQARLVLAALQNRMEEVGLELHPAKTRIVYCRDAKRRGSYEHMEFTFLGYTFRARASRTTQSGQTFLSFSPAISKDALKRISAEVRSWRLQHRTGSTLTDLARRINPVVAGWLNYYGCYGRWVLIPFLQRINAYLVRWIRRKYRRLAPLRRAIAKFQEIAQRYPRIFAHWPDTTLAALAW, encoded by the coding sequence GTGGCGCAGACCGTTGTGGCTCGGCATCTGATGCGACGGGTGGATCCCATCTTCCATCCCGACAGCTACGGATACCGGCCCGGACGGTCCGCGCTGGACGCGGTCGGGGCCTGCCGGGAACGCTGCTGGAAGCGCGACTGGGTGATCGAGATCGACATCCGGAAGTTCTTCGACAGCGTCCGGTGGGACCTGCTGGTCAAGGCGGTGGAAGCACACACCGATGCCGTCTGGGTGAATTTGTATGTACGGCGATGGCTCGCCGCACCTCTGCAACTGTCCGACGGCAGCCTGCTGGAACGAGAACGCGGGACGCCTCAGGGCGCCCCGGTGTCTCCCGTGCTGGCGAATCTGTTTCTGCACTACGCGTTCGACATGTGGATGAGCCGGGAGTTCCCGACCGTCACCTTCGAACGCTACGCGGACGACGCGGTGCTGCACTGCGTCACCGAGCGTCAGGCCCGCCTGGTGCTGGCCGCGCTCCAGAACAGGATGGAAGAGGTCGGGCTGGAACTTCACCCGGCCAAGACCCGGATCGTGTACTGCCGGGACGCGAAGCGCCGTGGCTCGTACGAGCATATGGAGTTCACGTTCCTCGGCTACACCTTCCGCGCCAGAGCAAGCCGGACGACTCAGAGTGGGCAGACGTTCCTGTCCTTCTCCCCGGCTATCAGCAAGGACGCCCTGAAGAGGATCAGTGCGGAGGTCCGCTCCTGGCGGCTGCAACACCGCACCGGTTCGACCCTCACGGACCTCGCACGGCGGATCAATCCCGTCGTTGCGGGGTGGCTCAACTACTACGGTTGCTATGGCCGTTGGGTGTTGATCCCCTTCCTTCAGCGCATCAACGCCTACTTGGTGCGTTGGATCCGCAGGAAGTATCGACGGCTGGCGCCGTTGCGGAGGGCCATCGCGAAGTTCCAGGAGATTGCCCAGCGGTATCCGCGGATATTCGCGCACTGGCCGGACACAACGCTCGCCGCATTGGCCTGGTGA
- a CDS encoding IS701 family transposase, with the protein MKAELLDVPVEVSDREWAEEWAGRLDDLLVGVGDLFGRVETQWHGEMCVRGLLGPVSRKNGWQLAEWAGERVPWNQQHLLDRAKWDVEGVRDFTRRYAVAELADDGVGAGPGGAGVLVVDETGFAKRGKASAGVVRQHSGTLGGVFPCQIGVMCAWATGAGQALIDRELYLPREWTDEPDRCRAAHVPEQRGFLTKPRLAEAMIERALPDLPQEPGKVWVAADEVYGRERAFRSFLEEHRLPYVVNVQANSPVLQRPGWRHAARLVERVAREEDWVELPAGPSQLDTRTWQWWVRRLPGEEEMVDGQAWARWLVARRRLEDPGKRDYYLGWGPADTPVEEIVLVPGARWRVEEAIKLAKSACGMADYEVRSFHGWYRHVTLAQLAAAFLVGCDAATARENGPLARTRYGQPAPTAPVAERGGPA; encoded by the coding sequence ATGAAGGCGGAGTTGCTGGATGTCCCGGTCGAGGTGTCGGACCGGGAGTGGGCGGAGGAGTGGGCGGGGCGGCTGGACGATCTGCTGGTGGGGGTCGGGGACCTGTTCGGCCGGGTGGAGACGCAGTGGCATGGGGAGATGTGCGTCCGGGGCCTACTGGGGCCGGTCTCGCGCAAGAACGGCTGGCAGCTGGCGGAGTGGGCCGGAGAGCGTGTGCCGTGGAACCAGCAGCACTTGCTGGACCGGGCGAAGTGGGACGTGGAGGGGGTGCGGGACTTCACCCGCCGGTACGCCGTCGCCGAGCTGGCGGACGACGGCGTGGGCGCGGGGCCCGGCGGGGCCGGGGTGCTGGTGGTGGACGAGACCGGGTTCGCCAAGCGCGGGAAGGCTTCGGCCGGGGTGGTGAGGCAGCACTCCGGGACGCTCGGCGGGGTATTCCCCTGCCAGATCGGGGTGATGTGTGCGTGGGCCACCGGTGCGGGGCAGGCGTTGATCGACCGGGAGTTGTACCTGCCACGGGAATGGACGGACGAGCCGGATCGCTGCCGGGCCGCGCACGTGCCCGAGCAGCGCGGCTTCCTGACCAAGCCACGGCTGGCGGAGGCGATGATCGAGCGGGCGCTGCCCGACCTGCCTCAGGAGCCGGGGAAGGTGTGGGTGGCCGCCGACGAGGTGTACGGGCGCGAGCGTGCGTTCCGTTCCTTCCTGGAGGAACATCGTCTGCCGTACGTGGTCAACGTGCAGGCGAACTCGCCGGTGCTGCAGCGTCCGGGCTGGCGGCACGCCGCCCGGCTGGTGGAGCGGGTCGCGCGGGAGGAGGACTGGGTCGAACTGCCCGCCGGGCCCTCCCAGTTGGATACCCGCACGTGGCAGTGGTGGGTGCGGCGACTCCCCGGCGAGGAGGAGATGGTCGATGGCCAGGCGTGGGCGCGGTGGCTGGTCGCGCGACGCCGCCTGGAGGATCCCGGCAAACGCGACTACTACCTGGGCTGGGGCCCGGCCGACACCCCGGTCGAGGAGATCGTTTTGGTGCCGGGCGCGCGCTGGCGGGTGGAAGAGGCGATCAAGCTGGCGAAGTCCGCCTGCGGGATGGCTGACTACGAGGTCCGCTCTTTCCACGGCTGGTACCGGCACGTCACCCTCGCCCAGCTGGCCGCCGCGTTCCTGGTCGGCTGCGACGCAGCCACCGCCCGCGAGAACGGCCCGCTGGCCCGGACCCGCTACGGCCAGCCCGCGCCGACAGCACCCGTCGCCGAGAGAGGGGGACCCGCCTGA
- a CDS encoding IS66 family transposase: protein MSDAAVPPSYEELAVLVVQLREELAAARERIVVLEGQVVDLTARLGKNSANSSRPPSSDGLAKPAPKSLRGKSGRGPGRPKGQKGITLRQVADPDHRVEHRPHGPCAGCGADLAGAVVAGIERRQVFDLPERIGLEVTEHQVLTCRCACGRSEKASGPEGVRAPVQYGPGLAAAGVYLMHGQFLSKDRTATALADLFDASVAPGTVASWVRTCASRLDAFGRLVAGKVAGAAVAFFDETGFRTAGCLHWLHSASSGQFVHLSVHRRRGREGIDAAGILPGFTGIAMHDAWAPYDSYPQAEHALCSAHVLRELVAVTERGSEKARCAAYRAIDAVLALKKAAEEARADGLDAIAVSVKDGELGALAQAVADGLKATATRSSKTEAKYHALFRRLTKRWNDYLRWVHDLTLPFDNNPAEQTIRMAKLRIKVSGCLRTLHGAQDFAAIRTYLATATRHEQPMLDVLIQAMRGSPWMPALG, encoded by the coding sequence GTGTCTGATGCTGCTGTGCCGCCTTCTTATGAGGAACTCGCTGTTCTGGTGGTGCAGTTGCGTGAGGAACTCGCCGCGGCGCGGGAACGGATCGTGGTACTGGAGGGTCAGGTCGTGGACCTGACGGCCCGGCTGGGGAAGAACTCGGCGAACTCTTCCAGGCCGCCGTCTTCGGACGGACTGGCGAAACCGGCTCCGAAGTCTCTGCGTGGGAAGTCCGGGCGGGGGCCGGGCCGCCCGAAAGGCCAGAAGGGCATCACGCTGCGGCAGGTCGCGGACCCCGACCACCGGGTCGAGCACCGGCCCCACGGCCCTTGCGCCGGCTGCGGTGCGGACCTGGCCGGGGCCGTCGTGGCCGGTATCGAGCGGCGTCAGGTCTTCGACCTGCCCGAACGTATCGGCCTGGAGGTCACCGAGCATCAGGTCCTGACCTGCCGGTGCGCGTGCGGGCGGAGCGAGAAGGCCTCCGGTCCCGAGGGCGTGCGGGCCCCGGTGCAGTACGGTCCTGGTCTCGCGGCCGCCGGCGTCTACCTGATGCACGGCCAGTTCCTGTCCAAGGACCGCACCGCCACCGCCCTGGCAGACCTCTTCGACGCGTCCGTCGCGCCGGGCACGGTGGCCTCGTGGGTACGCACTTGCGCGAGCCGGCTGGATGCCTTCGGCCGTCTCGTGGCCGGGAAGGTCGCCGGCGCGGCGGTGGCGTTCTTCGACGAGACGGGGTTCCGCACCGCCGGGTGCCTGCACTGGCTGCACTCCGCCTCCAGCGGCCAGTTCGTACACCTGTCGGTGCACCGCCGCCGCGGTCGCGAAGGCATCGACGCGGCCGGGATACTGCCCGGCTTCACCGGCATCGCCATGCACGACGCCTGGGCGCCCTACGACTCCTACCCGCAGGCCGAACACGCCTTGTGCTCGGCACACGTACTACGCGAACTGGTCGCGGTCACCGAGCGGGGCAGCGAGAAGGCCCGGTGCGCGGCCTACCGCGCCATCGACGCCGTGCTGGCCCTGAAGAAGGCCGCGGAAGAGGCCCGAGCGGACGGGCTCGACGCGATCGCCGTGTCCGTGAAGGACGGTGAGCTTGGGGCGCTGGCCCAGGCGGTGGCCGACGGGCTGAAGGCGACCGCCACCCGCAGCTCGAAGACCGAGGCGAAGTACCACGCCCTGTTCAGACGGCTGACGAAGCGCTGGAACGACTACCTGCGCTGGGTCCACGACCTCACACTGCCGTTCGACAACAACCCAGCCGAACAGACGATCAGGATGGCCAAGCTGCGGATCAAGGTCTCCGGCTGCCTGCGCACGCTGCACGGCGCGCAGGACTTCGCCGCGATCCGCACCTACCTGGCCACCGCCACCCGACACGAGCAGCCCATGCTCGACGTCCTCATCCAGGCCATGCGCGGCAGCCCCTGGATGCCCGCCCTCGGCTGA
- a CDS encoding IS3 family transposase (programmed frameshift): protein MVMKVYSPEFKADAVALYHSDPDLTIVQAARDLGINPETLRNWIRADRARADSPTKNTKDTPVSKATKEELEAELAALRKENAALRKDNATLATERDILRKATKFFRRGDELVSRCQFIEDHRKTFKVTRLCQVLEVARSTYYKGREARAARAEREQADEVLAGKIRTIHTDSGGTYGAPRITAELRDTHGMEINEKRVARVMRKFRIAGFRLRKKVRTTVPEPSVTPVADLFRRNFSAPAPNQKYMGDITYLPGGDGEHLYLATVIDCFSRRVAGWSIADHMRTELVADALRMAAATRGSLEGAVFHSDHGAQYGSRQFADLCAELGVTQSMGAVGTSADNAACESFHASLKREILQGARRFDGAEACRRTVFRWLTRYNTWRRHSANGQLSPVAYEQLSATLTLAA from the exons ATGGTGATGAAGGTCTATTCGCCCGAGTTCAAGGCCGACGCGGTCGCGCTGTACCACTCGGACCCCGACCTTACGATCGTGCAGGCCGCCCGCGATCTGGGGATCAACCCGGAGACGCTGCGGAACTGGATCCGCGCCGACCGCGCCCGCGCCGACAGCCCCACGAAGAACACGAAGGACACCCCGGTGAGCAAGGCCACGAAGGAAGAACTGGAGGCCGAGTTAGCGGCCCTGCGCAAGGAGAACGCCGCCTTGCGGAAGGACAACGCGACCCTGGCCACGGAGCGGGACATCTTGCGTAAGGCGACGAAGT TTTTTCGCCGCGGAGATGAGCTGGTGAGTCGCTGCCAGTTCATCGAGGACCACCGCAAGACCTTCAAGGTCACGCGACTGTGCCAGGTGCTCGAAGTGGCCCGCTCCACCTACTACAAGGGGCGCGAGGCCCGCGCTGCCCGGGCCGAGCGCGAGCAGGCCGATGAGGTGCTGGCCGGCAAGATCCGCACCATCCACACCGACTCCGGCGGCACTTACGGCGCCCCGCGCATCACCGCCGAGCTGCGGGATACACACGGCATGGAGATCAATGAGAAGAGGGTCGCCCGCGTGATGCGCAAGTTCCGTATCGCCGGCTTCCGCCTGCGCAAGAAGGTACGTACGACTGTCCCCGAGCCGTCGGTCACGCCCGTTGCGGACCTGTTCCGACGCAACTTCTCGGCGCCCGCGCCAAACCAGAAGTACATGGGCGACATCACGTATCTGCCTGGCGGCGATGGCGAGCATCTGTATCTGGCGACCGTCATCGACTGTTTCTCCCGCCGCGTGGCGGGCTGGTCGATCGCCGACCACATGCGCACCGAGCTCGTCGCCGACGCACTCAGGATGGCCGCCGCCACCCGCGGCAGCCTCGAAGGCGCGGTCTTCCACAGCGATCACGGGGCGCAATACGGGTCGCGCCAATTCGCTGATCTCTGCGCTGAGCTGGGCGTGACCCAGTCCATGGGCGCGGTCGGAACGAGCGCGGACAACGCCGCCTGCGAGTCCTTCCACGCGTCCCTCAAACGGGAGATCCTCCAGGGCGCCCGGCGCTTCGACGGGGCCGAGGCCTGCCGGCGCACCGTGTTCCGCTGGCTGACGCGGTACAACACCTGGCGCCGCCACTCGGCGAACGGACAGCTCAGCCCCGTCGCCTACGAACAGCTGTCAGCTACCCTGACACTCGCCGCATAA
- a CDS encoding transposase, protein MGSKQQKYDAEFREGAVRIVIETGKPIPEVAEDLGVHPGTLHSWVSRWRRNGSASSDRPAPAASGGRLREGERAELERLRREMNEKNKRIRELERNVTSSNSAWPCG, encoded by the coding sequence ATGGGGTCCAAGCAACAGAAGTACGACGCCGAGTTCCGTGAAGGTGCTGTACGCATCGTGATCGAGACGGGCAAGCCGATCCCGGAGGTCGCCGAGGATCTCGGAGTGCATCCGGGGACGCTGCACAGCTGGGTCTCACGCTGGAGGAGGAACGGCTCGGCCTCCTCCGACCGGCCCGCGCCCGCCGCCTCGGGCGGCCGGCTGCGGGAGGGTGAACGCGCTGAGCTGGAGCGGCTGCGCCGGGAGATGAACGAGAAGAACAAGCGCATCCGCGAGCTGGAGAGGAACGTGACGTCTTCAAACAGTGCATGGCCTTGTGGGTGA
- a CDS encoding IS701 family transposase, translating into MTTIKEQVAVEATIAGQEWTAAFGAVMAEVADCFPRREPRLLAREMTEGMLMELDTRNCWTLGEALGHSGPHRLQHFLSRGVWDHDLARDRLMTWAAGELADDQAVLIVDETGDEKSSTDYVGAAHQYAGALGGIGLCQVSVHLTYASVSGHTLIDRALYLGAGWAADEERRLLTHVPDETLFATKPQLAAAMLQRVRALGIPARWLAGDEVYGGRELRRHARALGLDYALAVRADHRVTTPAGRFTATELAARLPRRTWMRMRTGHGTKGDRHYDWAMIGVLADDTPESAGPGHSYLLVRRHRYTRELSFYRCHSATAVTMATLVDVVCCRWKIEEDFQAGKSDCGLDEGQTTCWNSWMRWSLISMLAAAILAVTQARAAAQTPSGPLAPSSTRELLRLLRATALRPPRRDLEHLLHWSAWRRHHQQQATEAHRRWNNITAAATT; encoded by the coding sequence GTGACGACGATCAAGGAACAGGTGGCCGTGGAGGCCACGATAGCCGGGCAGGAGTGGACGGCCGCGTTCGGGGCGGTGATGGCCGAGGTCGCTGACTGCTTCCCGCGCCGGGAACCGCGCCTGCTGGCGCGGGAGATGACCGAGGGCATGCTGATGGAGCTCGATACGCGCAACTGCTGGACGCTCGGCGAGGCGCTGGGGCACTCGGGCCCGCACCGGCTGCAGCACTTCCTCTCCCGTGGTGTGTGGGACCACGATCTGGCCCGCGACCGGCTCATGACCTGGGCGGCCGGTGAACTCGCGGACGACCAGGCGGTGTTGATCGTGGACGAGACCGGTGATGAGAAGTCCTCGACCGACTACGTGGGAGCGGCCCACCAGTACGCCGGGGCGCTCGGCGGTATCGGTCTGTGCCAGGTCTCCGTCCACCTCACCTACGCCTCGGTAAGCGGGCACACGCTGATCGACCGCGCCCTCTACCTGGGCGCCGGGTGGGCCGCCGACGAGGAACGCCGCCTGCTCACCCACGTCCCCGACGAGACCCTGTTCGCCACCAAGCCACAGCTCGCGGCCGCCATGCTGCAGCGTGTACGTGCCCTGGGGATACCGGCCCGCTGGCTGGCCGGCGACGAGGTGTACGGCGGTCGCGAGCTGCGACGGCATGCACGGGCACTCGGCCTCGACTACGCCCTCGCGGTCCGCGCCGACCACCGCGTCACCACCCCAGCCGGCCGCTTCACCGCCACCGAACTCGCCGCCCGCTTACCCCGCCGCACCTGGATGCGCATGCGTACCGGCCACGGGACCAAGGGCGACCGTCACTACGACTGGGCCATGATCGGCGTCCTCGCCGACGACACCCCCGAAAGCGCCGGGCCGGGCCACTCCTACCTGCTGGTGCGCCGCCACCGCTACACCCGCGAACTCTCCTTCTACCGCTGCCACTCCGCAACCGCGGTCACCATGGCCACCCTGGTCGATGTGGTGTGCTGCAGATGGAAAATCGAAGAGGACTTCCAGGCCGGAAAATCCGACTGCGGCCTGGACGAGGGCCAGACCACCTGCTGGAACTCCTGGATGCGCTGGAGCCTGATCAGCATGCTCGCCGCAGCCATCCTGGCCGTCACCCAAGCCCGCGCCGCCGCCCAGACACCCAGCGGCCCACTCGCCCCCTCAAGCACCCGCGAGCTGCTGCGACTCCTACGCGCCACCGCCCTGCGCCCTCCCCGCCGCGACCTGGAGCACCTCCTGCACTGGTCCGCATGGCGCCGCCACCATCAACAGCAAGCCACCGAAGCCCACCGCCGCTGGAACAACATCACCGCCGCAGCAACCACCTGA